Within Actinoplanes sp. L3-i22, the genomic segment CCGCGAGGTCGATGTTCACTCCTCGCCCTCCCCTTCGTCATCGTCGCCGGCTTCGTCGTCACCGGCTTCGTCGTCGTCGCCGAAATCGGCGTCGTCCATACGTTTGAATTCGATCTGGACCTTGCCCGAGCCGAGGTCGGCCCAGGCCACGCGGCGCTCGGCGCCGTCCACGTCCAGCGTGACGCCGTCGTCGTCGGTGGCCAGCACCCGGCCGGTCACCCCGCCGACCGCGACCAGGCGGCCGATGTTGCGGCGCCAGTGGCGCGGCTGGGTCAGCGGCCGGTCGACCCCTGGGGAGCCGACCTCCAGCTGATACTCCCCCGCCAGGACCTCGCCGCCCTGCTCGTCGGCGTTATCCAGGGCCTCGGAGATCTCCCGGGAGACGACTGCCACGTCGTCCAGCCCGATCCCGTTGTCGGCGTCGATCATCACCCGGACCACGAA encodes:
- the rimP gene encoding ribosome maturation factor RimP, yielding MTQRGRAGARPGGRPNGRRNQPDPRSTPIVPRVDLTAARARLREVVEPVVTKAGYDLEDLTLTRAGRRFVVRVMIDADNGIGLDDVAVVSREISEALDNADEQGGEVLAGEYQLEVGSPGVDRPLTQPRHWRRNIGRLVAVGGVTGRVLATDDDGVTLDVDGAERRVAWADLGSGKVQIEFKRMDDADFGDDDEAGDDEAGDDDEGEGEE